From a single Nicotiana tabacum cultivar K326 chromosome 8, ASM71507v2, whole genome shotgun sequence genomic region:
- the LOC107765805 gene encoding peroxisomal membrane protein PMP22 isoform X1, which produces MSEIVKEAWKKYLTQLQLHPLRTKAITAGVLVGSSDVIAQKISGVKRLQVKRILLLMLYGFAYSGPFGHFLHKLMDVIFQGKKGNTTVAKKVLLEQLTSSPWNNFFFMMYYGLIVEGRPWGLVKNKVRKDYPSIQLTAWKFWPIVGWINYQYMPLQLRVLFHNFIASCWAIFLNLKARSVTAKKD; this is translated from the exons ATGTCTGAAATTGTTAAAGAAGCTTGGAAAAAATATCTAACTCAACTGCAACTCCATCCTCTTAGAACCAAG GCAATCACTGCTGGAGTTTTAGTTGGGAGCAGTGATGTAATTGCTCAGAAGATATCTGGGGTCAAAAGGCTTCAAGTCAAAAGAATACTTCTTCTAATG CTCTATGGATTTGCATATTCAGGACCATTTGGGCATTTCCTGCATAAATTGATGGATGTGATTTTTCAAGGAAAGAAGGGTAATACAACAGTTGCTAAAAAG GTTTTGTTGGAACAGTTGACCTCATCTCCTTGGAACAACTTCTTTTTTATGATGTACTATGGCTTGATCGTTGAAG GGAGGCCATGGGGTCTTGTCAAAAACAAGGTTCGAAAGGACTATCCCTCTATACAGCTAACTGCGTGGAAG TTTTGGCCAATAGTTGGCTGGATCAACTATCAGTACATGCCCCTGCAGTTACGTGTTCTGTTCCACAACTTTATTGCTTCATGCTG
- the LOC107765805 gene encoding peroxisomal membrane protein PMP22 isoform X2 → MSEIVKEAWKKYLTQLQLHPLRTKAITAGVLVGSSDVIAQKISGVKRLQVKRILLLMLYGFAYSGPFGHFLHKLMDVIFQGKKGNTTVAKKVLLEQLTSSPWNNFFFMMYYGLIVEGRPWGLVKNKVRKDYPSIQLTAWKFWPIVGWINYQYMPLQLRVLFHNFIASCWSGDFLELEGKISNS, encoded by the exons ATGTCTGAAATTGTTAAAGAAGCTTGGAAAAAATATCTAACTCAACTGCAACTCCATCCTCTTAGAACCAAG GCAATCACTGCTGGAGTTTTAGTTGGGAGCAGTGATGTAATTGCTCAGAAGATATCTGGGGTCAAAAGGCTTCAAGTCAAAAGAATACTTCTTCTAATG CTCTATGGATTTGCATATTCAGGACCATTTGGGCATTTCCTGCATAAATTGATGGATGTGATTTTTCAAGGAAAGAAGGGTAATACAACAGTTGCTAAAAAG GTTTTGTTGGAACAGTTGACCTCATCTCCTTGGAACAACTTCTTTTTTATGATGTACTATGGCTTGATCGTTGAAG GGAGGCCATGGGGTCTTGTCAAAAACAAGGTTCGAAAGGACTATCCCTCTATACAGCTAACTGCGTGGAAG TTTTGGCCAATAGTTGGCTGGATCAACTATCAGTACATGCCCCTGCAGTTACGTGTTCTGTTCCACAACTTTATTGCTTCATGCTGGTCA